One Paenibacillus riograndensis SBR5 DNA segment encodes these proteins:
- a CDS encoding YczE/YyaS/YitT family protein, with protein sequence MDHMKEYINKVDTKRLIIMIVGNVFLGMGISIFKLSGMGNDPFSGMVMALAECIGMTYANFLILLNLVLFVIEFITGRRFIGAGTFVNAILLGYIATFFYNTWLNLLGEPQLLWQRVIIVAIGVVVCSFGVSMYQTSDVGVAPYDSLSLIMRDNFPRISYFWHRMFTDALCALICFLAGGIIGLGTLVSVFGLGPIIHFFDVNFTKKLLAKGPKANNDSISMT encoded by the coding sequence ATGGACCATATGAAGGAGTACATTAATAAGGTAGATACCAAACGCTTGATCATTATGATTGTCGGCAATGTATTCCTGGGCATGGGAATCAGTATTTTTAAGCTGTCCGGCATGGGGAATGATCCCTTCAGCGGCATGGTGATGGCACTTGCAGAGTGCATCGGTATGACATATGCCAATTTTCTGATCTTGCTGAACCTGGTATTGTTTGTAATCGAATTCATAACGGGACGAAGGTTCATTGGAGCCGGAACTTTTGTAAATGCAATTTTGCTTGGCTACATAGCTACTTTCTTTTATAATACCTGGCTAAATCTGTTGGGCGAACCTCAGCTGTTATGGCAGCGGGTGATCATCGTGGCGATTGGCGTGGTGGTATGCAGTTTTGGGGTATCCATGTATCAGACATCGGATGTGGGAGTAGCTCCCTACGACAGCCTGTCCCTGATTATGAGGGATAACTTCCCTAGAATCTCTTATTTTTGGCACCGGATGTTTACGGATGCGCTTTGTGCTTTGATTTGCTTCCTGGCAGGAGGCATCATCGGTTTGGGAACACTGGTGTCCGTATTCGGCCTGGGACCCATCATTCATTTTTTTGATGTGAATTTTACGAAGAAGCTTCTGGCAAAGGGGCCAAAAGCGAATAACGATTCGATTTCAATGACTTAA
- a CDS encoding carbohydrate ABC transporter permease translates to MEHGREANWKAGRSPSQIGLRLASSSKFVGYLFVAPILIFMGIWFYYPLLRSFVYSFQDISFLNPDAATFIGLQNYTEMLKDGDFWGALKNSAIITVIAVPLQSVIALLIAVGLNKITRLKTTFRTLFYLPYITSTVAVTTVFMYLFMQQDGIATKFFTLFGMEDVSWYASTKYALPFLILITVWTYIGFYVVVYLGGLQNIPYDIYESGMVDGANAWQRLRYITIPMLKPTTFLVLTSGLIYALQLFDQPYALARNGSLGSPAGATSTIVIYFYSQAFSFNRAGYGSAAAFIIFALIILLTIIQKRFVKEDI, encoded by the coding sequence ATGGAGCATGGCAGAGAAGCAAATTGGAAAGCGGGGCGTTCGCCATCACAGATAGGGTTGAGGTTAGCTTCTTCCTCTAAATTTGTAGGTTATTTATTCGTAGCGCCTATTCTTATTTTTATGGGGATTTGGTTTTACTATCCTTTATTACGGTCTTTTGTATACAGCTTTCAGGATATCAGCTTTTTAAATCCGGATGCAGCAACATTTATCGGCTTGCAAAATTATACGGAGATGCTGAAGGACGGCGACTTTTGGGGGGCATTAAAAAATTCTGCGATTATAACGGTGATTGCGGTGCCGCTGCAGTCCGTTATTGCCTTGCTTATCGCGGTGGGCCTGAACAAAATTACCCGCTTGAAGACGACGTTCCGCACGTTGTTCTACCTGCCTTACATCACATCCACGGTGGCAGTTACGACCGTATTTATGTATTTATTTATGCAGCAGGATGGGATTGCCACGAAATTTTTTACGCTGTTCGGAATGGAGGACGTATCCTGGTACGCCAGTACGAAATATGCGCTGCCCTTCTTAATATTGATTACCGTTTGGACCTATATAGGTTTCTATGTGGTGGTGTATCTGGGCGGGCTGCAGAACATTCCTTATGATATCTATGAATCGGGAATGGTCGATGGAGCCAATGCCTGGCAGCGTCTCCGGTATATCACGATTCCGATGCTGAAGCCGACCACCTTTCTTGTCTTGACCTCCGGGTTGATATATGCGCTGCAGCTGTTTGACCAGCCCTATGCCCTCGCCCGGAACGGTTCACTGGGCAGTCCCGCCGGAGCAACGAGCACCATTGTTATTTATTTTTACAGCCAGGCGTTCAGTTTCAACCGGGCCGGATATGGCAGCGCGGCGGCATTTATCATCTTCGCACTGATTATCCTCTTAACCATTATTCAAAAACGCTTTGTAAAGGAGGATATTTAA
- a CDS encoding carbohydrate ABC transporter permease, which produces MNNLGKTSIRYALLSLCSIFFILPFGYAIYTSLLGKSDIGHWVGVARLTLENYKDVFVNSDMTVWYVNSIVVTLGILLGNLAINTMAAYSLSRLNYPGRGLIFFIIIGMMMIPYQVTIIPIYSMIVKLGWLNSYQGLIIPFMFQGFLVFLMRQFMMSIPKELEEAAEVDGLTKIGIFFRIILPLSKGAIGTQIIFSFTGTWNSFVWPVTLVNDSRWYVLTVGLNTLKNRYFEWPNLTMTGVVLLTLPIIVVFLIFQRHLVQGIATTGLKG; this is translated from the coding sequence ATGAATAATTTGGGAAAGACAAGTATCCGCTATGCCCTGTTGTCGCTATGCTCCATTTTTTTCATCCTCCCTTTTGGTTATGCCATATACACCTCATTGCTGGGCAAAAGTGACATCGGCCATTGGGTGGGGGTGGCCCGGTTGACCTTGGAGAACTATAAAGATGTATTTGTGAACTCCGATATGACGGTCTGGTATGTTAACTCCATTGTGGTTACACTCGGCATCCTGCTTGGGAATCTCGCCATTAACACGATGGCAGCCTATTCTCTATCCAGATTGAACTATCCCGGGCGCGGGCTGATCTTTTTTATCATAATCGGCATGATGATGATTCCCTATCAGGTTACGATTATTCCGATCTACTCCATGATTGTGAAGTTAGGTTGGCTGAACAGCTATCAGGGTTTGATTATTCCATTTATGTTCCAAGGGTTCCTTGTTTTTCTGATGCGGCAATTTATGATGAGTATTCCAAAAGAATTGGAAGAGGCGGCAGAGGTAGACGGTCTAACCAAGATCGGCATCTTCTTCCGGATTATCCTCCCGTTGTCCAAAGGAGCAATCGGTACGCAAATTATCTTCAGCTTTACGGGAACCTGGAATTCGTTCGTCTGGCCGGTCACGCTGGTCAATGACAGCCGATGGTATGTATTGACGGTGGGACTGAATACACTGAAGAACCGTTATTTTGAATGGCCCAATCTTACAATGACCGGGGTTGTGCTGCTCACGCTGCCCATCATCGTTGTGTTTCTGATCTTCCAGCGTCATCTTGTGCAAGGGATTGCAACAACAGGTCTGAAGGGCTGA
- a CDS encoding glycoside hydrolase family 65 protein, producing the protein MLRYDMGEGELRNWVIGEDSFNVRYLAKYEAIMSLGNGYMGVRACTEESYPQETRNCFVAGTFNRSGASEVTELPNIADVTELGIWLDGEGFHLEKGNIEEYSRTLNLQTAELNRRVIWRNDRGNRFEMVFRRFVSLHNKHLLGMRAELTPCTAAAEISIRSGINGQVTNSGAQHFAEGDKRIYDKKMIQYAAATTESNIHVVTHCHHRCLVDDAEVAAEPRLSIERRKVSLEYTFQVEAGQTLVFEKIANIHTSLDLEHRQQEAAKLCEVSLDELRLEATKGYGELLQDSAKAWREKWAALDIKIKGMQEFDQLAIRFAQYHLVIMAPAHDNRFGIAAKGLTGEGYKGHSFWDTEIFIQPYFLFTDPGMARNLVEYRYHTLDGARRKAKENGYRGAMYPWESALTGDEVTPEWGPVDVVTGTPTRIWTGLIEQHITSDVAYGVWQYYLATGDQLFMDTKGYEIIMETATFWASRLTWNDARKCFEIKDVIGPDEYKEHVDNNAYTNYMAHWNLQTAIACYEKLQHAPSGMWIQLRNRLQLDKAYEEWQQKAENIYLPRPRETDLVIPQDDTYLGKKLIDLTKYRNQQEVALILEDYNMDQVNDIQVSKQADVMVLLYLLEHYFSYEVKQANWRYYEPKTLHDSSLSMATHSILASDLGEPELAYRLFGLAAGIDLGRNMKSSDQGIHTASIGGIWKCVVFGFGGVRAPGGQLRIQPRLPEAWDSLSFPLYWQGDLLKIDITHDAVQVAKLTDLNASLRLSIDGQNYSLESKESITVSLNTGKR; encoded by the coding sequence GTGCTGAGATATGATATGGGCGAAGGAGAACTGCGAAACTGGGTTATTGGCGAAGATTCATTTAATGTCCGGTATTTGGCTAAATATGAGGCGATTATGAGTTTGGGCAACGGATATATGGGGGTTAGAGCCTGTACGGAGGAGTCCTACCCGCAAGAAACCCGCAATTGTTTTGTTGCCGGAACATTCAATAGATCCGGTGCTTCAGAGGTAACAGAGCTGCCTAATATCGCGGATGTTACGGAACTGGGCATTTGGCTTGACGGCGAAGGGTTTCACCTGGAAAAAGGAAATATTGAAGAGTATTCGCGTACCTTGAATCTTCAAACAGCTGAACTGAACCGCCGTGTCATTTGGCGTAATGACAGAGGAAATCGCTTTGAAATGGTCTTCCGCAGATTCGTGTCATTACATAATAAACATTTGCTGGGTATGCGGGCCGAGTTGACACCGTGTACGGCAGCTGCAGAAATCTCTATACGCTCCGGAATTAACGGACAGGTTACAAATTCCGGAGCACAGCATTTTGCAGAAGGAGATAAGCGCATTTATGATAAAAAAATGATTCAGTATGCGGCTGCAACAACAGAGTCCAATATTCATGTGGTAACTCATTGCCATCACCGTTGTCTGGTGGATGACGCGGAGGTTGCGGCAGAGCCGCGTTTATCCATAGAGCGGAGAAAGGTATCGCTAGAGTATACGTTTCAGGTTGAAGCAGGCCAGACCCTGGTGTTTGAGAAAATAGCCAACATTCATACCTCGCTGGATCTTGAGCACAGGCAGCAGGAAGCCGCGAAGCTGTGTGAGGTGTCATTGGATGAATTGCGTCTTGAGGCCACGAAGGGTTACGGGGAGCTTCTGCAGGACAGCGCAAAAGCGTGGCGGGAGAAATGGGCAGCGCTGGATATTAAGATCAAGGGCATGCAGGAGTTCGATCAACTGGCGATCCGCTTTGCGCAATATCATCTTGTAATTATGGCCCCGGCGCATGACAACCGCTTTGGCATTGCTGCAAAAGGCTTGACGGGCGAAGGTTACAAAGGCCATTCCTTCTGGGACACAGAGATTTTTATTCAGCCCTACTTCTTGTTCACCGACCCTGGCATGGCCCGCAATCTGGTTGAATACCGGTATCATACCTTGGACGGAGCACGGCGGAAAGCGAAGGAGAACGGCTACAGAGGAGCAATGTACCCCTGGGAATCTGCCCTGACCGGAGACGAAGTGACACCGGAATGGGGACCCGTTGATGTGGTAACAGGAACACCTACCAGGATATGGACGGGGTTGATTGAACAGCATATTACAAGCGATGTGGCCTATGGGGTGTGGCAGTACTATTTGGCTACGGGAGATCAGCTCTTTATGGATACGAAAGGGTACGAGATCATCATGGAGACAGCCACCTTCTGGGCAAGCCGCCTGACCTGGAATGATGCGCGTAAATGCTTTGAAATCAAGGATGTAATCGGACCGGATGAATACAAGGAGCATGTTGACAATAATGCTTATACAAACTATATGGCCCATTGGAACTTACAGACAGCTATTGCTTGTTATGAGAAACTGCAGCACGCTCCGTCTGGCATGTGGATACAGCTGAGAAACCGGCTGCAGCTGGATAAGGCTTATGAAGAATGGCAACAGAAGGCAGAGAACATCTATCTGCCCCGGCCCCGGGAGACGGATTTGGTTATTCCGCAGGATGATACCTATCTGGGCAAAAAGCTCATTGATTTAACGAAGTACCGCAATCAGCAAGAGGTGGCTCTGATCCTGGAAGATTATAATATGGATCAGGTGAATGACATTCAAGTATCCAAGCAGGCGGATGTAATGGTGCTCTTGTACCTCCTTGAACATTACTTCAGCTATGAGGTAAAGCAGGCGAACTGGAGGTATTATGAGCCGAAGACGCTCCATGATTCTTCACTCAGTATGGCAACTCACAGCATTCTGGCCTCGGATCTGGGAGAACCGGAGCTCGCATACCGGCTCTTCGGGCTGGCGGCAGGCATTGATCTGGGCCGGAACATGAAGTCATCCGATCAAGGCATACACACAGCATCCATCGGCGGAATATGGAAGTGTGTCGTGTTCGGCTTTGGCGGAGTGCGTGCGCCGGGTGGCCAGCTTCGTATCCAGCCGCGGCTTCCGGAGGCCTGGGATTCTCTTTCTTTTCCTTTATATTGGCAGGGTGATCTTTTGAAGATTGATATTACGCATGATGCTGTTCAGGTTGCGAAGCTGACCGATCTGAATGCTTCTCTCCGCCTGTCAATTGACGGACAGAACTATTCACTGGAATCTAAAGAATCTATTACCGTGTCACTCAACACGGGGAAGAGATGA
- a CDS encoding sensor histidine kinase: MRLIRFKDRSMNQKLFLTYVFLIIIPLILIGSISYYYSISFLEGRIVHSFKELNRQMTTSTDAFLKNMLRVSETPFYDQELLNILSKDYGTFEYPIYEKSSDYKYINDEFFRKIFLFNNDIDSLVIYADNNEVAYRKGYQVIYNYDYQPFDEPWFRQIEAKRGQPVVVGLHPEKQVSMGSSVMSVGQVIVDPATNQKLGTFIVNFRDGTLRKLYQGLNPGPEAEQMIVDENNKILFSTVSRAIGLNLEDQVRQDDPEYYIVHNTSAISGWKFYSIIHKQAMFHEVYQIRNFIAVIVGITIITAFCVALLVSRGITNPIKQLSRMMRRVEIGDFNVNIDMNRQDEIGRLGYAFNAMTKEIQQLIARIKEEEHQKRSAELNALQAQINPHFLYNTLSVVRWMSQAQMADNITETLDSLIGLLAFSARNTKEFVSIEEEMAFIQNYVTLLELRYYNTFEATYHVEAEVRHYQTLKFIVQPFVENAIFHGFADEKHTYRLSIDVRRHEKGVRFMIKDNGIGMSHEQIERLMDKGKGQQGMNSIGVRNVSERIQLHFGPQYGVQIHTLSGEGTTIFIDIPVLINTEEPSAKEGIR; the protein is encoded by the coding sequence ATGAGATTAATCAGGTTTAAGGACCGCAGCATGAATCAGAAGCTGTTTCTTACCTATGTGTTTTTGATCATTATTCCGCTTATATTAATCGGTTCCATCTCTTACTACTATTCGATTTCTTTTCTGGAAGGAAGGATTGTACATTCATTTAAGGAACTGAACAGGCAGATGACGACAAGTACAGATGCATTTTTGAAGAACATGCTTCGTGTCTCGGAGACCCCCTTCTACGATCAGGAGCTTCTGAATATTTTGTCGAAGGATTATGGGACCTTTGAGTACCCGATCTATGAGAAATCTTCTGATTACAAATATATTAATGATGAATTTTTCCGAAAAATATTTCTGTTCAACAACGACATTGATTCCCTCGTCATTTATGCGGACAACAATGAAGTGGCGTACCGTAAAGGCTACCAGGTTATTTATAACTACGATTATCAGCCGTTTGACGAACCCTGGTTCCGGCAAATTGAGGCGAAACGGGGACAACCGGTCGTGGTGGGTCTTCATCCGGAGAAACAGGTCAGCATGGGCAGTTCCGTGATGTCTGTGGGGCAGGTCATCGTTGATCCGGCGACCAATCAGAAGCTGGGTACGTTTATCGTGAACTTCCGGGATGGCACACTCCGCAAATTATATCAGGGGCTGAACCCCGGTCCCGAAGCGGAACAGATGATTGTAGACGAGAATAATAAAATTCTGTTCAGTACGGTCAGCAGGGCTATAGGGCTGAATTTAGAAGATCAGGTAAGGCAGGATGACCCCGAATATTATATTGTTCATAACACCTCTGCAATCAGCGGCTGGAAATTCTATTCCATTATTCACAAGCAAGCGATGTTCCACGAAGTATACCAGATCCGGAATTTTATCGCGGTCATCGTGGGCATTACCATTATTACAGCCTTTTGCGTCGCGCTCCTTGTATCCAGAGGAATTACGAACCCGATCAAACAATTAAGCCGAATGATGCGGAGGGTCGAAATAGGAGATTTTAATGTCAACATTGATATGAACCGGCAGGATGAAATCGGGCGGCTCGGCTATGCCTTTAATGCGATGACCAAAGAAATTCAGCAGCTGATTGCAAGGATCAAGGAAGAGGAGCATCAGAAGCGGAGTGCGGAACTCAACGCATTGCAAGCCCAGATCAATCCGCATTTCCTCTATAATACCTTGTCAGTAGTGAGGTGGATGTCCCAGGCACAAATGGCGGATAACATCACTGAAACACTGGATTCACTGATTGGGCTGCTGGCCTTCTCTGCCCGGAATACGAAAGAATTCGTATCTATTGAAGAAGAAATGGCCTTCATCCAGAATTATGTAACTCTGTTGGAACTAAGATACTACAACACCTTTGAAGCAACCTATCACGTTGAAGCAGAGGTCCGGCACTATCAGACGCTGAAATTTATCGTGCAGCCGTTTGTTGAAAACGCTATATTCCATGGTTTTGCCGATGAAAAACACACTTACCGGTTAAGTATTGATGTCCGCCGCCATGAGAAGGGAGTCCGGTTTATGATCAAGGATAACGGAATTGGCATGAGTCACGAACAGATCGAACGGCTGATGGATAAGGGCAAAGGGCAGCAGGGAATGAATTCTATCGGCGTACGGAATGTTTCAGAACGGATACAGCTTCATTTTGGCCCTCAATATGGAGTGCAAATCCATACATTATCCGGGGAAGGGACTACGATCTTCATTGATATTCCTGTATTAATCAACACAGAAGAACCTTCAGCCAAGGAGGGTATACGTTGA
- a CDS encoding response regulator gives MKILIADDESYMRMSLKTSLNWEAYGFQVIGDAAHGEDALVKIAELKPDIVLMDIKMPIMDGLQALEKLQGWNDPPKVIMLSSYKEFEYVREGMRLGAVDYIHKPSLNEAGIFDALRRARETIMRERKQTDEIENLRQNAERVKPNMKAVFFKEWSEGAIRHTWEIEDKMKEYDVRLQAPNLVCFAFHIDQFSKVRKRYKQDMEYLLYFSIQNILSEVLRKFDEVEFFQHRQNGFAILKSYSSLRSAQSIYNEQWNLIKTVQNALHKFMNINVSFGISALHLSLLDVPLALKEAEKVLESNFYDKESGVIFYQLEGTGSVPGKKEDLNKHAFEKKVQQIKLEIENEQWERILGSMGQLFEELRQNRQLSKQEMLRIATYLHYAFSRACETETGLPIDEFPAVEEFFEAETQQQIYELLVQEAEYVQYKKNTNAASQKMNHKIRLVIDYIHEYYDRDLNLEELSHYVGLNHSYLSRLFKEQTGMVLIQYINQYRVNKSLDLLINSTMKTYEIAERVGFKSTDNFYIAFKRLIGFPPNEVRKNPELIRESETM, from the coding sequence ATGAAAATCCTTATTGCGGATGACGAATCTTACATGAGAATGAGTTTGAAGACGTCGCTGAACTGGGAAGCTTATGGTTTTCAAGTGATTGGGGATGCCGCTCACGGCGAGGATGCGCTGGTCAAAATCGCCGAGCTTAAGCCGGACATTGTACTTATGGATATCAAAATGCCGATTATGGACGGCCTCCAGGCATTGGAGAAGCTCCAGGGCTGGAATGATCCGCCAAAGGTCATTATGCTGAGCAGCTACAAGGAATTTGAATATGTGCGGGAGGGCATGCGCCTGGGTGCTGTGGATTATATCCACAAACCCAGCTTAAATGAGGCTGGCATATTTGATGCCTTGCGGCGTGCCCGCGAGACTATAATGCGGGAGCGGAAGCAAACGGATGAAATCGAGAATCTGCGGCAAAATGCTGAACGGGTCAAGCCGAATATGAAAGCGGTTTTTTTCAAGGAGTGGTCGGAAGGAGCCATACGGCATACCTGGGAGATTGAAGATAAAATGAAAGAGTATGATGTCCGGCTTCAGGCGCCCAATCTCGTTTGTTTTGCCTTCCATATTGACCAGTTCTCTAAAGTCAGAAAGAGATACAAACAGGATATGGAGTATTTACTTTATTTTTCAATCCAGAATATCCTGAGTGAGGTCTTGCGCAAGTTCGATGAAGTGGAATTTTTTCAGCACCGCCAGAACGGCTTTGCTATCCTTAAATCGTATTCCAGCCTGCGAAGCGCACAGAGTATTTACAATGAACAATGGAATCTGATTAAAACGGTGCAGAATGCCCTGCATAAATTCATGAATATAAATGTCAGCTTTGGGATCAGTGCACTGCATCTCAGCTTATTGGATGTTCCCCTCGCATTGAAAGAGGCGGAGAAGGTCCTGGAGAGCAATTTCTATGATAAAGAGTCGGGTGTGATTTTTTATCAATTGGAGGGCACCGGTTCCGTACCAGGAAAGAAAGAGGATTTGAACAAGCACGCGTTTGAAAAAAAGGTTCAGCAGATCAAACTGGAAATTGAAAATGAACAGTGGGAACGAATACTTGGATCTATGGGGCAGTTGTTTGAGGAACTCCGGCAGAACCGGCAGCTATCGAAACAGGAGATGCTGAGGATTGCAACGTATCTTCATTATGCGTTCAGCAGAGCCTGTGAAACAGAAACAGGTCTCCCTATAGACGAATTTCCGGCGGTCGAAGAATTTTTCGAAGCGGAAACCCAGCAGCAAATCTACGAATTACTGGTGCAGGAGGCAGAGTATGTCCAGTATAAGAAGAATACGAATGCTGCTTCCCAAAAAATGAATCATAAGATCAGGCTGGTGATTGACTATATTCATGAATACTATGACCGGGATCTGAATTTGGAGGAATTGTCGCATTACGTAGGACTGAATCATTCCTATTTGAGCCGCTTGTTTAAGGAACAAACAGGTATGGTTCTGATCCAGTATATCAATCAATATCGTGTAAACAAGTCACTGGATTTGTTGATCAACAGTACAATGAAGACCTATGAAATTGCGGAGAGGGTCGGTTTTAAAAGCACGGATAACTTTTATATCGCGTTTAAAAGACTGATCGGCTTCCCACCGAATGAGGTCCGCAAGAACCCGGAATTAATCCGCGAATCCGAAACGATGTAA
- a CDS encoding extracellular solute-binding protein, which yields MKKAMTLILCCIMLTGLLAACASKTTNNSAEQKTNQSPAATEASEKPADPVEVTMAYWANSAEQKNFEFMVKGIEEKYPEVKVKLQQYPTSDEFWKAVPAAIAAGVGPDIIAMSDEGNYEYIAKGVLEPLDELIKTVGFDKTRITTSLYKGWTDSGKLYGIPYDSSTSMLAINKKMFDQSGITKYPETMDEMLELAKAMTKDGVKGIVGSIDPFHITQYVHAFGGGWNFGKTINSAENVKGLQFFVDMYLKSKVAIAPIEIGAPWDGEVFSKEKGAMSTAGPWYVGYLKEANPELELIALPMPKGTVDAQSAYSHGLSILQGSKNKEAAMKVISYALRDEAQTDAIETVGYSPAVSALLPKYLEKYPELKPVFDNMEKAGMPFAYPEQTKAFHADLLKGVEEIIFKNGKLPVKELLDELQEKYGQK from the coding sequence ATGAAAAAAGCAATGACGCTCATACTGTGCTGCATCATGCTCACAGGTCTGCTGGCCGCTTGTGCTTCTAAAACAACCAATAATTCAGCAGAGCAGAAGACAAACCAATCGCCTGCTGCCACGGAAGCATCCGAGAAGCCTGCTGATCCGGTTGAAGTAACCATGGCTTATTGGGCCAACTCCGCTGAACAGAAGAACTTCGAGTTTATGGTCAAGGGCATAGAAGAAAAATATCCGGAGGTGAAGGTGAAGCTTCAGCAGTATCCGACAAGCGATGAGTTCTGGAAGGCTGTACCGGCAGCTATTGCTGCAGGAGTGGGTCCCGACATTATTGCCATGTCCGATGAAGGGAACTACGAGTACATTGCGAAGGGTGTGCTTGAGCCTTTGGATGAGCTTATTAAGACAGTAGGCTTTGACAAGACCCGGATTACGACCTCTCTATATAAAGGCTGGACAGATAGCGGTAAATTATACGGTATTCCTTATGACTCTTCCACTTCAATGCTCGCTATAAATAAAAAGATGTTCGATCAATCAGGCATTACTAAATATCCGGAGACGATGGATGAAATGCTGGAACTCGCTAAAGCGATGACAAAAGACGGTGTTAAAGGGATTGTAGGCAGTATTGATCCATTCCATATCACACAATATGTTCATGCTTTCGGCGGAGGCTGGAATTTCGGGAAGACCATCAATTCTGCAGAGAACGTGAAAGGCCTTCAGTTCTTCGTGGATATGTACCTGAAGTCCAAGGTAGCCATTGCACCGATAGAAATCGGCGCACCTTGGGACGGCGAGGTATTCTCGAAAGAAAAGGGAGCGATGTCCACAGCGGGACCATGGTATGTCGGTTATTTGAAAGAGGCCAATCCGGAGCTGGAGCTGATCGCTTTGCCAATGCCTAAAGGTACCGTAGATGCACAAAGCGCTTACTCCCATGGACTCTCCATTCTTCAAGGAAGCAAGAATAAAGAAGCGGCTATGAAAGTGATTTCTTACGCATTGCGTGACGAAGCACAAACAGATGCGATTGAAACTGTAGGCTATTCGCCTGCCGTATCGGCACTGCTTCCGAAATATCTGGAGAAATATCCTGAACTGAAGCCTGTATTCGATAATATGGAAAAGGCAGGTATGCCTTTTGCTTATCCGGAACAGACCAAAGCCTTCCATGCGGATCTGCTGAAGGGCGTGGAAGAAATCATCTTTAAAAACGGTAAGCTGCCTGTCAAGGAATTGCTTGATGAATTACAAGAGAAGTATGGACAAAAGTAA